The Streptomyces sp. Alt3 genome has a segment encoding these proteins:
- the mce gene encoding methylmalonyl-CoA epimerase, translating to MLTRIDHIGIACFDLDKTVEFYRATYGFEVHHSEVNEEQGVREAMLKINGTSDGGASYLQLLEPTREDSAVGKWLAKNGEGVHHIAFGTADVDAEAADIRGKGVRVLYDEPRTGSMGSRITFLHPKDCHGVLTELVTSAEEH from the coding sequence ATGCTGACGCGAATCGACCACATCGGAATCGCTTGTTTCGACCTCGACAAGACAGTGGAGTTCTACCGCGCGACCTACGGCTTCGAGGTGCACCACTCGGAGGTCAACGAGGAGCAGGGCGTCCGGGAGGCCATGCTGAAGATCAACGGCACCTCCGACGGCGGGGCTTCCTACCTCCAGCTGCTGGAGCCGACCCGTGAGGACTCGGCCGTCGGCAAGTGGCTGGCGAAGAACGGCGAGGGCGTGCACCACATCGCGTTCGGGACGGCGGACGTCGACGCGGAGGCCGCCGACATCCGCGGGAAGGGCGTCCGGGTGCTGTACGACGAGCCCAGGACCGGGTCGATGGGCTCCCGGATCACCTTCCTCCACCCCAAGGACTGCCACGGTGTCCTGACCGAACTGGTCACCTCGGCCGAAGAGCACTGA
- the meaB gene encoding methylmalonyl Co-A mutase-associated GTPase MeaB, translating into MKVDVPTLVEQAREGRPRAVARLISLVEGASPQLREVMAALAPLAGHAYVVGLTGSPGVGKSTSTSALVSAYRKAGRRVGVLAVDPSSPFSGGALLGDRVRMSEHASDPGVYIRSMATRGHLGGLAWSAPQAIRVLDAAGCDVILVETVGVGQSEVEIASRADTSVVLLAPGMGDGIQAAKAGILEIGDVYVVNKADRDGADATARELNHMLGLGESRGPGDWRPPIVKTVAARGEGLDEVVEALEKHRAWMEEHGVLAERRTARAAREVETIAVTALRERIADLHGDRRLDALAERIVAGGLDPYAAADELVAGLTGGN; encoded by the coding sequence GTGAAGGTGGACGTCCCCACCCTGGTCGAGCAGGCACGTGAGGGCAGGCCGCGTGCGGTGGCCCGGCTCATCTCCCTGGTGGAGGGTGCCTCGCCGCAGCTGCGGGAGGTGATGGCGGCGCTGGCACCGCTCGCGGGCCACGCCTATGTCGTCGGCCTGACCGGCTCGCCGGGCGTCGGCAAGTCCACCTCGACCTCGGCGCTGGTCTCCGCCTACCGGAAGGCGGGCAGACGTGTCGGGGTCCTGGCCGTCGACCCGTCGTCGCCGTTCTCCGGGGGCGCGCTCCTCGGCGACCGGGTCCGGATGTCGGAGCACGCCTCCGACCCGGGCGTCTACATCCGTTCCATGGCCACGCGGGGCCATCTCGGCGGCCTCGCGTGGTCGGCGCCGCAGGCGATCCGGGTGCTGGACGCGGCGGGCTGCGACGTGATCCTCGTGGAGACCGTGGGGGTCGGACAGTCGGAGGTGGAGATCGCCTCCCGGGCCGACACCTCCGTCGTGCTCCTCGCACCCGGGATGGGCGACGGGATCCAGGCGGCGAAGGCCGGAATCCTGGAGATCGGCGACGTGTACGTGGTCAACAAGGCCGACCGGGACGGGGCGGATGCCACCGCCCGCGAGCTCAACCACATGCTGGGCCTGGGGGAGTCCCGGGGGCCCGGCGACTGGCGGCCGCCGATCGTGAAGACGGTCGCCGCCCGGGGCGAGGGCCTCGACGAGGTGGTCGAGGCCCTGGAGAAGCACCGGGCGTGGATGGAGGAGCACGGTGTCCTGGCCGAGCGGCGCACGGCGCGTGCGGCCCGCGAGGTCGAGACGATCGCCGTGACCGCGCTCCGTGAGCGGATCGCCGACCTGCACGGCGACCGCCGGCTGGACGCGCTCGCGGAGCGGATCGTGGCCGGAGGCCTGGACCCGTACGCGGCGGCGGACGAGCTGGTGGCGGGACTCACCGGCGGGAACTGA
- a CDS encoding serine/threonine-protein kinase, with protein sequence MLEPLREDSPRRIGPYAVLARLGAGGMGEVFLGLRDGSGSDVAPVAVKTVRRDVAQDPGFRQRFRREIAVARSVTGPALAPVLDGDAETDVPWLATGYVAGPTLSAAVRRSGALDEEVVRRLGADLAGALETVHAAGVVHRDMKPGNVLLAADGPRLIDFGIARGAGGTPLTTTSRMIGSPAFMSPEHVAGSGRVVPASDVFCLASVLCFAATGRDPFGDGPVAAVLYRVKYVEADLDGVPDALRAVLQDCLVADPSARPAPGELAARLAPEGSVRWSAPVAAHIAEYERELASVREHDGPLLPGRTPTEAATGSRTPVEMLPTEGPGLPPVAAPARPVRRRRVLGAALAVAVLAGAVTGGLLAFRDGGGGEGDADGRGPAQAGPPGWKPWRATFSGTPLGCAAGRDVVVCRASDGTYEALSAADGKKLWDFAAGEEPGEADAYYSPSGTFFMPSGSTRPVVHGDSVYFATGDHLLAVDARTGTSRWEAEAGAAHKPWSSPQAADGLVFAATGGLPEGSGLAAFDARDGTEKWRKPLAGEDLAQVQNGDFWPMGVRSGVVYADNEEGLHAFRAKDGEEESAGCPEETPADFAAHCPQPQDGTDEELPPPGVGEDAVAVAESDSMTVFRTGMDTETEAVEDDEDSEFVVVRSDDGTVLERYSLGKDAEAREENPVSAPVLVDDTLVWADTDTLHSVALGGDTPGPLRRTPIEDVPVPAIEEPYDPESGISLGKENRPPELFPADGVVHIVYRHGIAVSLALPGGESSS encoded by the coding sequence ATGCTGGAGCCGTTGCGTGAGGACTCACCGAGACGTATCGGGCCGTACGCCGTTCTGGCCAGGCTCGGCGCGGGCGGCATGGGTGAGGTGTTCCTGGGGCTGCGGGACGGTTCCGGATCCGACGTGGCCCCCGTCGCCGTGAAGACGGTCCGCCGTGACGTCGCCCAGGATCCCGGTTTCCGGCAGCGCTTCCGCCGTGAGATCGCCGTGGCCCGCTCGGTCACCGGCCCGGCGCTGGCCCCTGTCCTCGACGGCGACGCCGAGACGGACGTGCCCTGGCTGGCCACCGGATATGTCGCGGGTCCGACCCTGTCGGCCGCGGTACGCCGGTCGGGTGCGCTGGACGAGGAAGTGGTCCGGCGGCTCGGCGCGGACCTCGCCGGGGCGCTGGAGACCGTGCACGCTGCCGGTGTCGTGCACCGTGACATGAAGCCCGGCAACGTCCTGCTCGCCGCCGACGGGCCGCGCCTGATCGACTTCGGGATCGCCCGCGGCGCGGGAGGCACCCCGCTCACGACCACCAGCCGGATGATCGGCAGCCCCGCCTTCATGTCCCCGGAGCACGTCGCGGGCAGCGGACGCGTGGTGCCCGCCTCCGACGTCTTCTGCCTCGCTTCCGTCCTCTGCTTCGCTGCCACCGGCCGTGATCCCTTCGGCGACGGTCCGGTCGCCGCGGTGCTGTACCGGGTCAAGTACGTCGAGGCCGACCTCGACGGAGTGCCCGACGCCCTGCGCGCCGTGCTCCAGGACTGCCTGGTGGCTGATCCTTCCGCCCGCCCCGCCCCGGGCGAACTGGCCGCTCGCCTCGCACCGGAGGGCTCCGTCCGGTGGTCCGCGCCGGTCGCGGCCCACATCGCCGAGTACGAGCGCGAGCTGGCCTCCGTACGGGAGCACGACGGACCGCTGCTGCCCGGACGCACACCGACCGAGGCGGCCACCGGCAGCCGGACACCGGTCGAGATGCTGCCCACGGAGGGGCCCGGGCTGCCGCCGGTGGCCGCACCCGCACGTCCCGTCCGCCGCCGTCGCGTCCTCGGTGCGGCCCTCGCCGTGGCCGTCCTGGCGGGCGCGGTCACGGGGGGCCTGCTGGCGTTCCGGGACGGCGGCGGTGGAGAGGGCGACGCCGACGGGCGCGGTCCCGCACAGGCGGGCCCTCCCGGCTGGAAGCCGTGGCGCGCCACCTTCAGCGGCACCCCGCTCGGCTGCGCGGCCGGCCGGGACGTGGTCGTCTGCCGCGCGTCGGACGGAACGTACGAGGCGCTCTCGGCGGCCGACGGCAAGAAGCTCTGGGATTTCGCCGCGGGCGAGGAACCGGGCGAGGCCGACGCGTACTACAGCCCGTCCGGGACGTTCTTCATGCCCAGCGGTTCCACCCGCCCCGTCGTCCACGGGGACTCGGTGTACTTCGCCACCGGTGACCATCTCCTCGCGGTCGACGCCAGGACCGGCACGTCCCGCTGGGAGGCCGAGGCCGGGGCCGCCCACAAGCCGTGGAGTTCGCCCCAGGCCGCGGACGGGCTGGTGTTCGCGGCCACCGGCGGTCTGCCCGAGGGGTCCGGGCTCGCGGCCTTCGACGCGCGCGACGGGACGGAGAAATGGCGGAAACCACTCGCGGGCGAGGATCTGGCCCAGGTCCAGAACGGTGATTTCTGGCCGATGGGCGTCCGCAGCGGGGTGGTCTACGCCGACAACGAGGAGGGGCTGCACGCCTTCCGCGCGAAGGACGGGGAGGAGGAGTCGGCCGGATGCCCTGAGGAGACACCGGCCGACTTCGCGGCCCACTGCCCGCAGCCCCAGGACGGTACGGACGAGGAGCTCCCACCGCCCGGAGTCGGCGAGGACGCGGTGGCGGTGGCGGAGAGCGACAGCATGACCGTCTTCAGGACGGGCATGGACACGGAAACCGAAGCCGTCGAAGACGACGAGGACTCCGAGTTCGTCGTCGTACGGAGTGACGACGGCACGGTGCTGGAACGCTACAGCCTCGGCAAGGACGCCGAAGCCCGCGAGGAGAACCCCGTCTCCGCTCCCGTCCTCGTCGACGACACCCTCGTCTGGGCGGACACCGACACGCTCCACAGCGTCGCGCTGGGCGGGGACACACCGGGACCGCTGCGCCGCACCCCGATCGAGGACGTACCCGTCCCCGCGATCGAGGAGCCGTACGACCCCGAGTCCGGTATCTCGCTGGGCAAGGAGAACCGGCCGCCCGAGCTCTTCCCGGCCGACGGGGTCGTCCACATCGTCTACCGGCACGGCATCGCCGTCTCGCTCGCGCTGCCCGGAGGAGAGTCCTCCTCATGA
- a CDS encoding acetyl-CoA C-acetyltransferase, translating to MSGTTGTTSVIVAGARTPMGRLLGSLKSFSGADLGGVAIRAALDRAGIGGDQVEYVIMGQVLQAGAGQIPARQAAVKAGIPLNVPALTVNKVCLSGLDAIALADQLIRAGEFEVVVAGGQESMTNAPHLLPKSREGYKYGAVEMLDSMAYDGLTDAYENIPMGESTEKHNTRLGLSRADQDEIGALSHQRAAAAQKNGVFEAEITPVEIPQRKGDPVLFAKDEGIRPETTAESLGKLRPAFTRDGTITAGTSSQISDGAAAVVVMSKAKAQELGLEWIAEIGAHGNVAGPDNSLQSQPSNAIRHALKKEGLGVEDLDLIEINEAFAAVAVQSMKDLGVTSDKVNVNGGAIALGHPIGMSGARVVLHLALELKRRGGGTGAAALCGGGGQGDALIIRVPGK from the coding sequence ATGTCAGGAACGACCGGAACCACCTCAGTGATCGTCGCGGGCGCGCGTACGCCCATGGGCCGTCTCCTCGGCTCGCTGAAGAGCTTCTCCGGGGCCGACCTCGGAGGCGTGGCCATCAGGGCGGCGCTGGACCGTGCCGGGATCGGCGGCGACCAGGTCGAGTACGTGATCATGGGCCAGGTGCTCCAGGCCGGGGCAGGGCAGATCCCGGCGCGCCAGGCGGCGGTCAAGGCGGGCATCCCGCTGAACGTCCCCGCGCTCACCGTCAACAAGGTGTGTCTCTCGGGTCTCGACGCGATCGCCCTCGCGGACCAGCTGATCCGCGCCGGCGAGTTCGAGGTCGTGGTGGCCGGCGGCCAGGAGTCCATGACCAACGCCCCGCACCTGCTTCCGAAGTCCCGCGAGGGATACAAGTACGGTGCGGTCGAGATGCTCGACTCCATGGCGTACGACGGTCTGACGGACGCCTACGAGAACATCCCGATGGGCGAATCCACCGAGAAGCACAACACCCGCCTCGGCCTGTCCCGCGCCGACCAGGACGAGATCGGCGCCCTGTCCCACCAGCGCGCCGCCGCCGCCCAGAAGAACGGCGTCTTCGAGGCCGAGATCACCCCGGTCGAGATCCCGCAGCGCAAGGGCGACCCCGTCCTCTTCGCCAAGGACGAGGGCATCCGCCCCGAGACGACCGCCGAGTCCCTCGGGAAGCTGCGGCCCGCCTTCACCAGGGACGGCACGATCACGGCGGGCACCTCCTCGCAGATCTCCGACGGCGCGGCCGCCGTCGTCGTCATGAGCAAGGCCAAGGCGCAGGAGCTGGGCCTGGAGTGGATCGCCGAGATCGGCGCCCACGGCAATGTCGCGGGTCCGGACAACTCGCTCCAGTCGCAGCCGTCCAACGCCATCCGGCACGCCCTGAAGAAGGAGGGTCTCGGCGTCGAGGACCTCGACCTCATCGAGATCAACGAGGCCTTCGCGGCCGTCGCGGTCCAGTCGATGAAGGACCTCGGGGTCACCTCCGACAAGGTGAACGTGAACGGCGGCGCGATCGCGCTCGGTCACCCCATCGGCATGTCCGGCGCCCGTGTGGTGCTGCACCTCGCGCTGGAGCTGAAGCGGCGCGGCGGCGGTACCGGCGCGGCTGCGCTGTGCGGCGGCGGTGGCCAGGGCGACGCGTTGATCATCCGCGTACCGGGCAAGTAG